Proteins from a single region of Rhodothermales bacterium:
- a CDS encoding DUF1295 domain-containing protein, translating to MTDDAFVPGSSTARDRLVVAGAYLLALIVSALVGMYVSDLPPIWVAALADLVGTALIFEFSLRLDNSSVYDPYWSVAPVVIAAYWWLVGVGADVLIRPAIVLALVLVWAVRLTMNWVRRWNGLRDEDWRYVMLRERHGKRYWVVSWMGIHLLPTVLVFL from the coding sequence ATGACAGACGACGCATTCGTGCCGGGGAGTTCTACTGCTCGCGACCGTCTGGTCGTTGCCGGAGCGTATTTGTTGGCGCTTATTGTTTCGGCTCTCGTCGGTATGTACGTATCGGATCTGCCGCCGATCTGGGTTGCTGCGCTGGCCGATCTGGTGGGCACAGCGCTGATCTTCGAGTTCAGTCTTCGGCTGGATAACTCAAGTGTGTATGACCCGTACTGGAGCGTGGCGCCTGTCGTCATCGCGGCGTACTGGTGGTTGGTCGGAGTCGGTGCCGACGTGCTGATCAGACCGGCCATCGTCCTCGCGCTGGTACTCGTGTGGGCGGTGCGGCTGACGATGAACTGGGTCCGCCGCTGGAACGGACTTCGGGATGAGGATTGGCGGTATGTAATGTTGCGCGAGCGTCACGGGAAGCGATACTGGGTCGTAAGCTGGATGGGCATCCACCTGCTGCCAACGGTGCTCGTCTTCCT
- a CDS encoding D-TA family PLP-dependent enzyme produces MILDDLSTPALLVDESRLAANIDRMQKMAAQQSVGLRPHMKTHKSIAIARRQVASGAVGITVAKVSEAEVFADAGFDDIRIAYDIVGRDKLDRVAALHKRCKVSVCVDTIEGANALSSRFAGNGPSLDVLVEVDTGHGRCGISWDDDDATDFVRHVSNLPGLMFRGLLTHAGQGYHGPTRNGETAGEALDRHAKDERVRILTIAASLEAAGLHSEEISIGSTPSMSRFENVSHEGLTITEVRPGNYVFNDASQVGLTTTGIENCALTVLATVISRRRDRTGTERVYLDAGKKVVTSDRGFGTDGYGILLYNPRTMTPLPHASIVTLSEEHAWVEVHGGSTLQVEDRVQFVPNHACVTVHSRNEMYLVDGDEVIETIPVDARGCTA; encoded by the coding sequence ATGATTCTTGATGATCTTTCGACACCCGCGCTGCTGGTCGACGAGTCGCGGCTGGCTGCCAATATCGATCGCATGCAGAAGATGGCCGCGCAGCAGAGCGTGGGGCTGAGACCTCACATGAAGACTCACAAATCGATCGCAATCGCGCGCCGTCAAGTCGCGAGCGGGGCCGTGGGTATCACGGTCGCGAAAGTCTCCGAGGCCGAGGTGTTTGCTGACGCAGGATTCGACGACATCAGGATCGCGTACGACATCGTGGGGCGTGACAAGTTGGATCGCGTTGCGGCTCTGCATAAGCGGTGTAAAGTTTCAGTTTGTGTCGACACCATTGAGGGGGCGAACGCGCTCTCGTCGCGGTTTGCCGGCAACGGTCCCTCGCTGGATGTGCTGGTGGAAGTCGACACGGGCCACGGACGATGCGGCATCTCGTGGGACGATGATGACGCAACGGACTTCGTACGGCACGTCTCGAATCTCCCGGGACTGATGTTTCGCGGGTTACTCACACACGCAGGCCAGGGATATCACGGTCCGACTCGTAACGGTGAAACGGCCGGCGAAGCACTCGATCGCCACGCAAAGGATGAGCGAGTCCGAATTCTGACGATTGCTGCAAGCCTTGAGGCTGCTGGCCTTCATTCGGAGGAGATCAGCATAGGCTCGACACCCAGCATGTCAAGGTTCGAGAATGTTTCGCATGAAGGCCTCACGATTACTGAGGTGCGGCCCGGCAACTACGTGTTCAACGATGCCTCGCAGGTTGGGCTGACGACTACGGGCATTGAAAACTGTGCACTCACCGTGCTGGCGACGGTGATCAGCCGACGTCGAGATCGGACGGGAACGGAGCGTGTGTACCTGGACGCCGGGAAGAAAGTTGTCACCTCCGATCGTGGTTTTGGTACGGATGGATACGGCATCTTGCTGTACAATCCCAGAACCATGACGCCTCTCCCACACGCTTCCATCGTGACGCTTTCCGAGGAACATGCATGGGTCGAAGTACACGGCGGGTCGACGCTTCAGGTTGAGGACCGCGTCCAGTTTGTCCCGAATCACGCCTGCGTGACTGTTCATTCTCGCAACGAGATGTACCTCGTCGACGGAGACGAGGTTATCGAGACGATACCGGTGGATGCCCGGGGCTGCACAGCATGA
- a CDS encoding F0F1 ATP synthase subunit epsilon: MAKTIRVDIVSPSGSVFRGEATGVRAPGVEGSFEVLYNHAPMIAAFEVGPLYVTTISGDKIVFATSGGFLEVLDNRVTVLAETAEPGSDIDVERAREAQERAEAALKLAPPAEREKYEAALERARNRARVAMGQVGTSR; encoded by the coding sequence ATGGCCAAGACCATTCGCGTCGATATTGTTTCTCCATCGGGCAGCGTCTTCCGGGGCGAGGCCACGGGTGTGAGGGCGCCGGGCGTCGAGGGCTCATTCGAGGTCCTGTACAATCACGCGCCCATGATCGCCGCTTTCGAAGTCGGCCCGCTGTACGTAACGACCATTTCGGGAGACAAGATCGTATTCGCCACCAGCGGCGGATTCCTGGAAGTCCTGGACAACCGCGTAACAGTGCTGGCTGAGACAGCCGAGCCAGGTTCTGACATCGACGTCGAGCGTGCCCGGGAAGCGCAAGAGCGAGCCGAGGCCGCCTTGAAGCTGGCGCCGCCCGCCGAGCGCGAGAAGTATGAGGCCGCTCTCGAACGTGCCCGAAACCGTGCGCGCGTCGCCATGGGACAGGTAGGAACCTCGCGGTAG
- a CDS encoding F0F1 ATP synthase subunit beta translates to MQVSKDTMGQVVQVVGPVIDAQFAPDAVPDILDALVIDAPGGHELVLEVQQHLGENRVRTVAMDSTEGISRGTPVRNTEKPIAMPVGEEIRGRLFNVIGNAVDGLPQPKIEGTRPIHSPPPSFDELSTKVEMLETGIKVVDLLEPYSRGGKIGLFGGAGVGKTVLIMELINNIAKEHEGMSVFAGVGERTREGNDLLREMLESGVIRYGDAFMKSMEEGNWDLSKVDMKEVIQSQATLVFGQMNEPPGARARVGLSGLTIAEYFRDLGGRDVLFFVDNIFRFTQAGSEVSALLGRMPSAVGYQPTLATEMGELQERITSTKAGSITSVQAIYVPADDLTDPAPATTFAHLDATSVLSRQIASLGIYPAIDPLDSTSRILDARILGDEHYNTAQETKQLLQRYKELQDIIAILGMDELSDEDKLVVGRARRAQRYMSQPFHVAEQFIGIKGKYVRIGDTIRGFRMILDGELDHLPESAFMYKGAIEEVIEEGEKQLQKA, encoded by the coding sequence ATGCAGGTTAGCAAGGACACGATGGGACAGGTCGTCCAGGTCGTAGGACCCGTCATAGACGCCCAGTTCGCCCCGGATGCCGTCCCGGATATTCTGGATGCGCTCGTCATTGACGCACCAGGCGGTCACGAACTCGTTCTCGAAGTACAGCAGCACCTCGGCGAGAATCGCGTCCGGACCGTTGCCATGGACTCCACCGAAGGCATTAGCCGCGGCACGCCGGTGAGGAACACCGAAAAGCCCATCGCTATGCCGGTCGGTGAAGAGATCCGCGGGCGCCTTTTCAACGTAATTGGCAACGCCGTTGATGGTCTGCCGCAGCCGAAGATCGAAGGCACGCGGCCGATTCACTCACCGCCACCGTCATTTGACGAGCTGTCGACGAAGGTCGAAATGCTCGAGACGGGTATCAAGGTGGTTGACCTGCTTGAGCCGTATTCCCGTGGCGGAAAGATCGGACTCTTCGGCGGCGCGGGTGTGGGAAAGACCGTTCTCATCATGGAGCTCATCAACAACATCGCGAAGGAGCACGAGGGGATGTCCGTGTTCGCCGGCGTTGGTGAGCGTACGAGAGAAGGCAATGACCTGCTTCGCGAGATGCTCGAGAGCGGCGTCATCCGTTATGGCGACGCCTTCATGAAGTCGATGGAAGAAGGCAACTGGGACCTGTCGAAGGTCGATATGAAAGAGGTCATCCAGAGCCAGGCCACTCTGGTCTTCGGGCAGATGAACGAGCCGCCGGGCGCCCGCGCCCGGGTAGGGCTGTCGGGCCTCACGATCGCTGAATATTTTCGCGATCTGGGCGGACGCGACGTGCTCTTCTTCGTGGACAATATCTTCCGTTTCACTCAGGCCGGATCTGAAGTATCCGCACTCCTGGGCCGAATGCCCAGTGCCGTGGGGTACCAGCCGACCCTCGCCACAGAGATGGGCGAATTGCAGGAGAGGATCACCTCCACCAAAGCAGGATCGATCACTTCGGTTCAGGCCATCTATGTTCCGGCCGACGACCTGACCGACCCGGCGCCGGCCACGACCTTTGCCCACCTTGATGCGACAAGCGTGCTATCGCGTCAGATCGCATCCCTTGGAATCTATCCGGCCATTGATCCCCTCGATTCGACGAGCCGGATCCTCGATGCTCGCATACTCGGAGACGAGCACTACAACACGGCACAGGAGACCAAGCAGCTGCTGCAGCGATACAAGGAACTCCAGGACATCATCGCGATCCTCGGAATGGACGAGTTGAGTGACGAGGACAAGCTTGTCGTCGGACGAGCGCGCCGCGCCCAGCGCTACATGAGCCAGCCATTCCACGTGGCGGAGCAGTTCATTGGCATCAAAGGCAAGTACGTCCGAATCGGCGATACCATTCGCGGCTTCAGGATGATTCTTGACGGCGAGCTGGACCACCTGCCGGAATCGGCCTTCATGTACAAGGGTGCGATCGAGGAAGTCATCGAGGAAGGAGAGAAGCAGCTTCAGAAAGCCTGA